AGGTATAATAAATAcatcatattttataagaaacaaTGCTCTTTATTTTAACCAATACTGACGAAGCCCTTGAATAGGTACGTACATataattatcttataatataaaaaatatttcaaatactaTACTTCTAGTAACTATAAATCCCACTAGTGGCTACCGATACGGCTTGActagtttatatatttcttaatacAGTCTACAATGttttataatacctatttcAATTAGAGACTTGTTCACAACTGATAAAATAGTAAcaatgatgaaaatataaaaatacaaattcttTGAGAGAGTTTCTACTTGTtagtttacaaaataaattacctACTATATACTTAGGTGACCCTTATCCACATTTATCTTTGTTTTATATGTGTCACGGCATCAAAATTTGACAAGTTCTTCCTCTGGAAAAATCTCCATGTCATAACAACTGTAGCAGCACCCAAGGTGAAAGCAATGGCACACAAGATAAGAGCAGACATGGAGAAGTAATATTCGTTTCTCTCACCAAATTTGTTACGAACTAAGGCGACGGGTCTGAGAATTTTAACAACTGGCTCACATCCTGATTCTCGAACATATTTGGCCCAAGTCCTGTTCGCGTATGATATCTCCCTTGGCTTAGTAAACGGTCTTCTACCTGGAACGCTTTTATTTGCAGTTATAGTTATATTACGGATTTCACTGTATCTGCAATGCAGGTTCTTCTTCTTTTTGTTTCCTTTGACGATTATGTCCCTCTCTGCACTCTTTGCTCCAACCAGAACATTTAAGTCACCCTTGATCATATTCGCCCAATCCCACATTTCTGCAATCTTGCAATCGCATGTAAACGGATTACCAATTAGGTTTAGTTGATGCAATTTGGGGTTGTTAACGAATAATTGTGGATCAATAGTCGTCAAGTTATTATTGCTTAGATTGATGTTCTCTAAATGATTTAATATCTCTAAGAACGCTAAGCTACCATCCTCAGATTTAAGTTTATTCCCTGCCAAGTTTAAGTCAGTAatgttttcattgtttttaAAAGCATCAGGATTTAATTCCGATATGTTACAATTGCTTAGATCGAGAACAACAACTTGTGAAAGCTGTTTTGGGAATAATGGACCAGAAGGTGGAATAAAGAGTGGGTTCCCCCCTAGCTTGATTTTTCGCAGATCCATATAcgttaaatttttaaagaatgCATTTGCATTAAGAGCTCTTTTGAGGCCACAAAATTCTAATTCGAGTGTAGTTAGTTGCGTAAGATTACCAAACAGACCAGCTTCTAGTGACAGTAAATCATTACCCGAAAGAACTAAATGTTTCATTGCAGTCATATGAGAAAATGTCTCTGGGCCAATAAATGATAAGTTACTGTAGCCCATATTTAGGTACTCCAATTTCCCCAGCGGCGCCAGAAGACGCGTAAATACGTTTACTAATGGATTGTGGGAAATGTCTAATTCAAGAAGATTTTCGAAAACGTTGAAGTTGTCAGGCAGATTCCTTAAGCCACATTTGCTGAGGAAGAGTTTCTCTAACTTTGGTAGAGGTGCGAGAGCTTCTTGTAAATCCGGTGCAAATAGAGGATTTCCCGACAAATACAGAGATTTTAATCTGGTGGCATTTGCAAACGCTTCACCTGAAATAGGTCCCTTAATGTGACAGTTGGAAAGATCGAGTAGTTCTAAGTGGTTTACGCTGTTGCCTAACGTGGCTGCGACGTCCAGGTCACGTAATTCATTATCGGCGAGTATCAGTGACACAAGATTAGTGCAATTGGAGAAGGAATCTTCTGAAAGAGACGTAATTCCAGACTTTCGTAGATTCAAATACTCTAATCTTCCAAGTTTACCCAACACTTCTGGCCAGTTAGTTTCTGTTAAATGATTGCCAGCTAGTtccaaatattttaagtttactaAGGCTGAAAAAATGTCTTCGGAAAGGGATTTGAGGTGACAGTCATTGAGG
Above is a window of Leptidea sinapis chromosome 40, ilLepSina1.1, whole genome shotgun sequence DNA encoding:
- the LOC126976260 gene encoding toll-like receptor 6; translated protein: MARLFNAVIFLMVVTLCYGFNGDSFELECPDECDCHYFRINWVTDCSESNLTEVPYDELSLSVYVLDLNGNNITSLGPFPHDIKMRRLQIANNRLSRVERESFKGLEYLIDVDLSGNQITFVDPEAFLDSRGLLHVELQDNPLNITEGPFLMSGTLQYLDVSNCNISKINGQFFDNITSLTTLDLSNNPLYNLDDGVFDVLTSLKSLNLNDCHLKSLSEDIFSALVNLKYLELAGNHLTETNWPEVLGKLGRLEYLNLRKSGITSLSEDSFSNCTNLVSLILADNELRDLDVAATLGNSVNHLELLDLSNCHIKGPISGEAFANATRLKSLYLSGNPLFAPDLQEALAPLPKLEKLFLSKCGLRNLPDNFNVFENLLELDISHNPLVNVFTRLLAPLGKLEYLNMGYSNLSFIGPETFSHMTAMKHLVLSGNDLLSLEAGLFGNLTQLTTLELEFCGLKRALNANAFFKNLTYMDLRKIKLGGNPLFIPPSGPLFPKQLSQVVVLDLSNCNISELNPDAFKNNENITDLNLAGNKLKSEDGSLAFLEILNHLENINLSNNNLTTIDPQLFVNNPKLHQLNLIGNPFTCDCKIAEMWDWANMIKGDLNVLVGAKSAERDIIVKGNKKKKNLHCRYSEIRNITITANKSVPGRRPFTKPREISYANRTWAKYVRESGCEPVVKILRPVALVRNKFGERNEYYFSMSALILCAIAFTLGAATVVMTWRFFQRKNLSNFDAVTHIKQR